A region from the Nostoc sp. HK-01 genome encodes:
- the prk gene encoding phosphoribulokinase codes for MTNKPERVVLIGVAGDSGCGKSTFLRRLIDLFGEEFMTVICLDDYHCLDRKQRKETGITALDPRANNFDLMYEQIKALKEGQAINKPIYNHETGLIDPPEIVEPNHIIVVEGLHPLYDERVRSLLDFSVYFDISDEVKIAWKIQRDMAERGHRYEDVLAAINSRKPDFTKYIEPQREFADVVLQVLPTNLIKNDTERKVLRVRMLQREGKEGFTPVYLFDEGSTINWTPCGRKLTCSYPGMQLYYGSDVYYGRYVSVLEVDGQFDNLEEIIYIENHLSNTSTKYEGEMTHLLLQHREYPGSNNGTGLFQVLTGLKMRATYERLTSKEAKLAVQV; via the coding sequence ATGACAAATAAGCCGGAACGCGTGGTACTAATTGGAGTAGCCGGAGACTCTGGGTGTGGCAAATCTACTTTTTTGCGTCGTTTGATCGACTTGTTTGGTGAAGAGTTTATGACAGTTATCTGTTTAGATGACTATCATTGCCTAGATCGCAAACAACGCAAGGAAACTGGGATAACTGCACTTGACCCCAGGGCAAATAATTTTGACTTGATGTATGAGCAAATTAAAGCGCTCAAAGAAGGTCAAGCCATTAATAAGCCGATTTATAACCACGAAACCGGCCTGATTGATCCGCCAGAAATAGTAGAACCAAATCATATTATCGTGGTTGAAGGTCTACATCCTTTATATGATGAACGGGTGCGATCGCTGCTAGATTTCAGCGTTTATTTTGACATCAGCGATGAAGTAAAAATTGCCTGGAAAATTCAACGCGATATGGCAGAAAGAGGTCATCGCTACGAAGATGTCTTAGCTGCTATCAACTCCCGCAAACCTGACTTTACAAAATATATCGAACCCCAAAGAGAATTCGCTGATGTAGTTCTCCAAGTATTGCCCACAAACCTCATTAAAAACGACACAGAGCGTAAAGTTTTGCGGGTACGGATGTTGCAGCGCGAAGGTAAAGAAGGCTTTACTCCAGTTTACCTGTTTGATGAAGGTTCAACTATTAACTGGACTCCTTGTGGACGTAAGCTTACCTGTTCCTATCCAGGTATGCAACTGTACTATGGTTCCGATGTTTATTATGGCCGCTACGTCTCCGTTCTAGAAGTAGATGGTCAATTTGACAACCTAGAAGAAATCATCTACATCGAAAACCACCTCAGCAACACCTCCACCAAGTACGAAGGTGAAATGACTCACTTGTTACTCCAACACCGTGAGTATCCTGGTTCCAATAATGGAACTGGTTTGTTCCAAGTACTGACAGGTCTAAAAATGCGTGCTACCTACGAGCGTTTAACATCAAAGGAAGCAAAACTAGCAGTTCAAGTCTAA